One genomic region from Bacteroidales bacterium encodes:
- a CDS encoding nucleotidyltransferase family protein, with product MIKEAIILAGGLGTRLSGTIAEELPKCMAPVNGRPFLDYLLQYLDDLGLKRVILSVGHKHQLITEHYGNVFADLQLDYAIESEPLGTGGALRLAMQQVQEPLVLVMNGDTFFEMDVPKLLNAQRSSEAVITLALYEANDVSRYGSVTMDEERRITGFAEKNQSTGKGLINAGMYMINKRYFNSKQLPEKFSFERDFLQKYYSADRIFGLICRQYFIDIGIPADYQKAQDDFKEFAYF from the coding sequence ATGATAAAAGAAGCCATTATTCTGGCCGGAGGGCTTGGCACACGCCTTAGCGGAACCATTGCGGAGGAATTGCCGAAATGTATGGCGCCGGTAAATGGCCGCCCGTTTCTCGATTATCTGTTGCAATACCTCGATGATTTGGGATTAAAACGCGTAATTCTTTCGGTCGGTCATAAACATCAGCTTATCACGGAACACTATGGAAATGTTTTTGCCGATTTGCAGCTCGACTATGCCATCGAATCAGAACCGTTGGGTACCGGAGGAGCACTGCGACTGGCGATGCAGCAAGTGCAGGAGCCGCTGGTGCTGGTGATGAATGGTGATACCTTTTTTGAAATGGACGTGCCAAAACTTCTTAACGCACAGCGCAGCAGCGAGGCTGTGATCACCCTTGCATTGTATGAAGCGAACGATGTGAGCCGTTATGGCAGCGTGACCATGGATGAAGAGCGCCGGATTACCGGTTTTGCTGAAAAAAATCAATCTACTGGCAAAGGATTGATCAATGCTGGGATGTACATGATCAACAAGCGATATTTTAATTCAAAACAGTTGCCGGAGAAATTTTCGTTTGAGCGCGACTTTTTGCAAAAATATTACTCCGCCGACAGAATCTTTGGTTTGATATGCCGCCAGTATTTTATCGACATCGGCATACCAGCCGATTATCAAAAAGCACAAGATGACTTTAAAGAATTTGCATATTTCTAA
- a CDS encoding D-sedoheptulose 7-phosphate isomerase codes for MIKEIIQSSIDLRQALLADDKLPEMLQAVADAMTATFATGGKVLFCGNGGSAADAQHLAAELSGRYYYDRPPLYAEALHTNTSFLTAVANDYSFDEVYARMVKAAGREGDVLVAISTSGNSPNIIKALLAATEAGMVTVGLTGNDGGKMKTLCSLLLTVPSNDTPRIQEVHIMLGHIICQFVESTLFPR; via the coding sequence ATGATCAAAGAAATTATACAAAGCAGTATTGACCTTCGGCAGGCACTTCTGGCTGACGACAAATTACCGGAAATGCTGCAGGCGGTTGCCGATGCGATGACCGCGACATTTGCTACTGGTGGGAAGGTTCTGTTTTGTGGTAATGGTGGCAGTGCTGCCGACGCACAGCACCTGGCGGCAGAACTTTCGGGTCGTTATTATTACGATCGTCCACCGCTTTATGCCGAAGCGCTGCACACCAACACCTCGTTTCTTACGGCTGTTGCCAACGACTATAGTTTCGACGAGGTGTACGCCCGCATGGTAAAAGCGGCAGGTCGCGAAGGCGATGTGCTGGTGGCCATTTCTACTTCCGGCAACTCTCCCAACATTATCAAAGCATTGCTCGCTGCCACCGAGGCAGGTATGGTCACCGTTGGACTTACCGGTAATGATGGTGGTAAGATGAAAACCCTTTGCAGCCTGCTGCTCACCGTACCTTCCAACGATACGCCGCGCATCCAGGAAGTGCACATTATGCTAGGACACATTATTTGTCAGTTTGTCGAATCAACCCTTTTCCCACGATGA
- a CDS encoding peptide-N-glycosidase F-related protein → MKTQLLTLVFLLAFLTGMSQIVSTYDFNSLDAGDLNGQDNWKTIAHSAAASPDFEIGYASGTIVSPDGSQFVIYPHGGPNVGRTATRKSTANFEFDFSDGVIELEVDMHRNWWGVFFGVGFDADGDGHIAPGLSTEPNDGGVYIYLREAAPASNKLVLPSGTEISFAANTEGWIRYKMVMDFTANGGVGTIALFYKLGTLGDWLPAAEIQGISMELTPGSGTKTDNTVWDGIFFHSQGGVGGFDNILVRQPDLNGLYQFINFPAIGNKLTTDAPFQLQATASSGLPVVYTIIEGPAAVSGNILTLAGEPGIVKVKASQPGDDVYAPANELINEFEVVDASSYSATLKVRRPVDGNKVYMDELKPVMFVAESEVEHPEVLFVESLTFSLEGQLLHVIIRDNNHYTTYWTPPAFGNYSMTVSSAITGGNVTTKVVNFEVTNEISDMEVQTFAGDLVNADEQIVYGTFVFPTFTGAFSTINSVLTISCPEGGCDPYDRVSHVEVKDLDGNWIEMYRYLTPFGVGCSDEADVTDYASLLQGEVDVRYHCITWDKGLLIDILYEFTKGTPEYLYSWVTPIWRGEYSFGDMSNLQPVPPAVYNFHPDATAATLKVMTTGHNWGENNTGNASEFYHATHFIKVNGSRTFTQDLWSVCNPNPAGCQPQNGTWIYNRAGWCPGSIGRIFDFDMTSFVGTSNLNLEYEFDPNYVDLCHPSNPDCVTGITCPNCEDTFNPLMNVTTHVITYSNMISVSVPALELTGLRVDPNPASDFFTLESYQPDRNQNSTVEFINLSGKVVSRFAWNGERMQVDVRSFSTGLYLLKVTSKAGVDVKKVIIQ, encoded by the coding sequence ATGAAAACACAATTACTCACACTTGTATTCCTGCTGGCTTTCCTGACGGGCATGTCGCAGATAGTTTCGACGTATGATTTTAACAGCCTTGATGCCGGTGATTTGAATGGCCAGGACAACTGGAAGACCATTGCTCACAGCGCAGCAGCCTCTCCCGATTTCGAGATTGGCTATGCCAGTGGTACGATTGTATCGCCCGATGGCAGCCAGTTTGTAATTTACCCACACGGTGGCCCCAACGTTGGGCGCACGGCTACCCGGAAATCGACTGCTAATTTTGAATTCGACTTTTCGGATGGCGTGATCGAATTAGAGGTAGATATGCACAGAAACTGGTGGGGCGTTTTCTTTGGTGTTGGCTTCGATGCCGACGGTGACGGACATATTGCTCCCGGCCTTTCCACCGAACCCAACGATGGGGGAGTGTATATTTATTTGCGCGAAGCAGCCCCTGCCAGCAACAAGCTTGTGCTGCCTTCAGGCACCGAAATTAGTTTTGCGGCCAATACAGAAGGGTGGATACGCTATAAAATGGTGATGGATTTTACGGCCAACGGCGGCGTAGGAACCATCGCTCTATTTTACAAATTGGGCACTTTGGGCGATTGGCTGCCAGCAGCCGAAATTCAAGGGATAAGTATGGAGCTTACGCCCGGTTCCGGAACCAAAACCGATAATACGGTTTGGGATGGGATATTCTTCCATTCGCAGGGAGGGGTAGGCGGCTTTGATAATATTTTGGTACGTCAGCCCGACCTGAACGGACTTTACCAGTTCATCAACTTTCCGGCTATTGGCAACAAACTCACCACGGATGCGCCTTTTCAACTTCAGGCAACTGCCAGCTCCGGTTTACCGGTTGTTTATACAATTATAGAAGGACCAGCTGCCGTTTCCGGTAACATTCTTACTCTTGCCGGGGAACCGGGAATAGTAAAAGTAAAGGCTTCGCAGCCCGGCGACGATGTGTATGCACCGGCCAACGAACTCATCAATGAGTTTGAGGTGGTGGATGCATCCTCTTATTCCGCTACGCTTAAAGTAAGAAGGCCTGTGGACGGCAACAAGGTTTATATGGATGAGCTGAAGCCGGTGATGTTTGTGGCCGAATCGGAGGTGGAGCATCCGGAGGTGCTTTTTGTCGAATCACTTACATTCAGTCTGGAAGGCCAATTATTGCATGTTATCATTCGTGATAATAACCACTATACCACTTACTGGACACCGCCGGCCTTTGGAAATTACAGCATGACTGTAAGCAGTGCCATCACTGGCGGTAACGTTACTACCAAGGTGGTGAATTTTGAAGTTACCAATGAAATTTCAGATATGGAAGTACAGACATTTGCCGGCGATTTGGTGAATGCTGACGAGCAAATCGTTTATGGCACCTTTGTTTTTCCAACTTTTACAGGGGCGTTTTCTACTATTAATTCAGTTCTCACCATTTCGTGTCCGGAGGGCGGCTGCGATCCTTACGACCGCGTTTCGCATGTGGAAGTAAAAGACCTCGACGGAAATTGGATTGAAATGTACCGCTACCTAACACCGTTTGGTGTGGGCTGTAGCGATGAGGCCGACGTTACCGATTATGCTTCGTTGCTTCAGGGCGAAGTGGATGTGCGCTACCATTGCATTACCTGGGACAAGGGGCTTTTGATTGATATTCTTTATGAGTTTACCAAAGGCACTCCCGAATATCTCTACTCATGGGTTACTCCAATCTGGAGGGGAGAATATTCTTTTGGAGATATGTCCAATCTGCAACCGGTTCCTCCGGCAGTTTATAATTTCCACCCTGATGCAACCGCCGCAACGCTAAAGGTGATGACTACCGGACACAATTGGGGTGAAAACAATACCGGCAATGCCTCAGAATTTTATCATGCTACCCATTTTATAAAGGTGAATGGAAGCCGCACTTTTACGCAGGATTTGTGGTCGGTGTGCAATCCCAATCCTGCCGGTTGTCAGCCGCAAAACGGCACCTGGATTTATAACCGTGCCGGCTGGTGCCCAGGTTCTATCGGACGTATCTTTGATTTTGATATGACGAGCTTTGTGGGCACTTCAAACCTCAACCTGGAATATGAATTTGATCCGAATTATGTGGATTTGTGCCATCCATCAAATCCTGACTGTGTTACAGGGATTACCTGTCCCAATTGTGAGGATACTTTTAACCCCCTGATGAACGTGACCACCCATGTAATTACCTATAGCAATATGATTTCGGTTTCGGTGCCGGCTCTGGAATTGACAGGTCTGCGTGTTGACCCCAACCCTGCATCCGACTTTTTTACACTGGAATCCTACCAGCCTGACCGCAATCAAAATTCAACAGTTGAATTTATTAACCTTTCGGGAAAAGTAGTTTCAAGATTTGCCTGGAACGGAGAACGCATGCAAGTGGATGTGCGGTCATTCTCTACCGGCCTCTACCTGCTTAAAGTTACAAGCAAAGCGGGTGTGGATGTTAAAAAGGTGATAATCCAATAA
- a CDS encoding YigZ family protein, which translates to MEIKDTYRTLSRKSEGSYKDKGSKFIAHAMPMQSEEEIKEELELLRKHYYDARHHCYAWILGHHQEEYRANDDGEPSGTAGKPIHGQLLSNELTNCLIVVVRYFGGIKLGVRGLINAYKFATADAIANNEIVTRIIKDTFEVKFDYADMNDVMRIIKEEDLEIVAQDFQMTCRLTFAVRQKLSEKVQQRFTDFHKIEIEKM; encoded by the coding sequence ATGGAAATAAAAGATACTTACAGAACCCTGAGCCGAAAATCGGAGGGCAGCTATAAAGACAAGGGTAGCAAATTTATAGCGCATGCCATGCCGATGCAAAGCGAGGAGGAAATAAAAGAGGAGTTGGAGCTGTTGCGCAAACATTATTACGACGCGCGTCATCACTGCTATGCCTGGATATTGGGACATCATCAGGAGGAGTACCGCGCCAACGACGACGGCGAACCTTCGGGTACTGCCGGAAAACCCATCCATGGCCAATTGCTTTCCAACGAACTGACCAACTGTCTCATCGTGGTAGTTCGGTATTTTGGTGGCATCAAGCTCGGTGTGCGCGGACTTATCAACGCCTACAAATTTGCCACTGCCGACGCCATCGCCAACAACGAAATTGTAACCCGGATTATCAAAGATACTTTTGAAGTGAAATTTGACTATGCCGATATGAACGACGTGATGCGCATCATAAAAGAAGAAGACCTGGAGATTGTGGCGCAGGATTTCCAGATGACGTGCAGGCTTACCTTCGCCGTAAGGCAAAAACTTTCAGAAAAAGTACAGCAACGTTTCACAGATTTTCACAAAATAGAGATAGAGAAAATGTAG
- the trmD gene encoding tRNA (guanosine(37)-N1)-methyltransferase TrmD yields MRIDILTIFPEIFAGPFDHSIIKRAKAKGLAEIHIHNIRDYSIDKHRRVDDYAYGHGAGMVMAIQPIADLIDKLRGERDYDEVIFLTPDGRLFDQPTANRLSTLQNIILLCGHYKGIDERLREHYITLEISVGDYVLSGGELAAAVVTDSIVRLIPGVLGDETSALSDSFQDGLLSPPVYTRPADYNGWKVPEILLSGNEKAIYLWSMEKAIQKTKSRRPDLLDEQESKSL; encoded by the coding sequence ATGCGTATCGACATACTCACCATCTTTCCAGAGATATTTGCCGGCCCTTTCGATCACTCCATTATCAAGCGGGCAAAAGCGAAGGGGCTGGCCGAGATCCATATCCACAACATCCGCGATTATTCCATCGACAAACACCGGCGTGTAGATGATTATGCCTACGGCCATGGCGCCGGAATGGTGATGGCCATTCAACCCATTGCCGACCTGATCGACAAACTGCGCGGTGAACGGGATTATGACGAAGTAATTTTCCTTACACCCGACGGCCGGCTCTTCGACCAACCCACCGCCAACCGGCTTTCTACGTTGCAAAACATCATCCTGCTCTGCGGACATTACAAAGGTATCGACGAGCGGCTGCGCGAGCATTACATCACCCTCGAAATTTCCGTTGGCGACTATGTCCTTTCGGGTGGCGAGCTGGCGGCAGCCGTGGTCACCGATAGCATCGTGCGGCTCATCCCCGGCGTGCTGGGCGACGAAACTTCGGCGCTTTCCGATTCGTTTCAGGATGGTTTGCTTAGCCCGCCGGTTTATACCCGCCCGGCTGATTACAATGGTTGGAAAGTTCCCGAAATACTTTTGTCGGGAAACGAAAAAGCCATTTACCTGTGGTCGATGGAGAAAGCCATCCAAAAAACCAAATCCCGCCGGCCTGATTTGCTGGATGAGCAGGAAAGCAAATCGTTATGA
- a CDS encoding type II toxin-antitoxin system PemK/MazF family toxin yields MEINQYQIILVNLDPTIGGEIKKTRPCVVISPNEMNYYLRTIVIAPMTTSTKNYPTRVETKHDNKVGWVVIDQIRTIDKQRIIKQLGWLSDTEIKVVKSVIRETYVD; encoded by the coding sequence ATGGAAATAAACCAGTATCAAATCATTTTGGTTAATCTCGACCCAACGATTGGCGGTGAGATAAAGAAAACCAGACCTTGTGTTGTGATTTCACCAAACGAGATGAACTACTATCTTCGAACGATTGTAATTGCTCCCATGACAACCAGCACTAAGAACTACCCGACCAGAGTCGAAACAAAACATGACAATAAAGTTGGATGGGTTGTTATTGACCAAATCAGAACGATCGACAAACAACGAATTATTAAACAACTGGGATGGCTTTCAGATACTGAGATTAAAGTGGTGAAAAGTGTCATAAGAGAGACTTATGTCGATTGA
- a CDS encoding AbrB/MazE/SpoVT family DNA-binding domain-containing protein yields the protein MEASIVQIGNSKGIRFSKTIIEKYNLRDKVEIILEKERIIIKPLATPRKGWGLAFKKMAEHGDDVLLFDDVFEDEILEEWK from the coding sequence ATGGAAGCATCAATTGTTCAAATAGGAAACTCTAAAGGAATTCGATTTAGCAAGACGATTATCGAAAAGTATAATCTTCGTGATAAAGTTGAAATTATTCTTGAAAAAGAGCGGATTATTATTAAACCATTGGCAACACCAAGGAAAGGCTGGGGTTTGGCTTTCAAAAAAATGGCCGAACATGGCGATGACGTATTACTTTTTGATGATGTATTTGAAGACGAAATTTTAGAGGAATGGAAATAA
- a CDS encoding NAD-dependent succinate-semialdehyde dehydrogenase, with amino-acid sequence MKTIMKSINPSTEALIREYEAYTIEQCNRIIDQVQDAWNHWKTTTMDHRSHLMMRVAEVLENRRAELALLMTNEMGKPMRESHSEIEKCAWVCRYYAENTATILKDETIVSDATRSFVAFEPLGVVLAVMPWNFPFWQVFRFAAPALMAGNAGLLKHASNVSGCALAIESVFEQAGAPENLFRTLLVGSDKVDAILAHQNIRAATLTGSENAGSKVAATCGRLLKKTMLELGGSDAFIVLADADMEKCVETAVTARMINTGQSCIAAKRFIVVREVYEDFVARAVRKMESLKTGDPATDDIDYGPMARRDLMDALQEQIDKSVKMGAKLRMGGHPLQRRGFYFAPAVVTDVTAGMPLFDEETFGPVMAVIKADSAAHAIQLANNSNYGLGGSLWSRDTRKAEQLVRQIETGSVFVNGMTKSDPRLPFGGIKNSGYGRELSHYGIKEFVNIKTIWIR; translated from the coding sequence TTGAAAACCATTATGAAAAGTATCAATCCTTCCACCGAAGCGCTCATTCGCGAATACGAGGCATACACTATCGAACAGTGCAATCGGATAATCGATCAGGTGCAAGACGCCTGGAATCATTGGAAAACCACGACGATGGATCACCGCTCGCATTTGATGATGCGGGTGGCAGAAGTTTTGGAAAATCGGCGGGCTGAACTGGCGCTACTCATGACAAACGAGATGGGCAAGCCGATGCGTGAGTCGCACTCCGAAATAGAAAAGTGCGCCTGGGTGTGCCGTTATTATGCCGAAAACACTGCAACTATTTTAAAAGATGAAACCATTGTTAGCGACGCTACCCGCAGCTTTGTTGCCTTTGAGCCGCTGGGGGTGGTGCTTGCCGTTATGCCCTGGAATTTTCCATTTTGGCAGGTGTTTCGTTTTGCGGCTCCCGCGCTCATGGCCGGCAATGCTGGTCTGCTCAAACACGCCTCCAACGTAAGCGGCTGCGCGCTGGCCATCGAGTCGGTCTTTGAGCAGGCCGGTGCCCCGGAAAATCTGTTTCGCACGCTTCTCGTAGGCTCCGATAAGGTGGACGCGATATTGGCGCATCAAAATATACGCGCAGCAACGCTCACCGGCAGCGAAAATGCCGGCAGTAAAGTGGCCGCCACCTGCGGACGACTGCTCAAGAAAACTATGCTGGAGCTTGGTGGCTCCGACGCCTTCATCGTTTTGGCTGATGCCGATATGGAAAAATGTGTCGAAACAGCCGTAACTGCCCGCATGATCAATACCGGCCAGAGTTGCATTGCCGCCAAACGGTTTATTGTGGTTCGGGAAGTGTACGAAGATTTTGTGGCGCGCGCCGTCCGCAAAATGGAAAGTCTGAAAACCGGCGATCCCGCCACCGACGACATCGATTATGGCCCCATGGCACGCCGCGACCTAATGGACGCGCTTCAGGAACAAATTGACAAGTCTGTAAAGATGGGCGCCAAACTGCGCATGGGTGGACATCCGCTGCAGCGAAGGGGTTTTTATTTTGCTCCGGCTGTGGTCACGGATGTTACGGCTGGCATGCCGCTGTTCGATGAAGAAACCTTCGGCCCGGTGATGGCGGTGATAAAAGCCGACAGCGCAGCGCACGCCATCCAGCTCGCCAACAACAGCAATTATGGACTGGGCGGAAGCCTCTGGAGCCGCGACACCCGGAAGGCGGAGCAGTTGGTGCGGCAGATCGAAACGGGCAGTGTGTTCGTCAACGGGATGACGAAATCTGATCCCCGCCTGCCTTTTGGTGGCATAAAAAACTCCGGCTACGGCCGCGAGCTTTCCCACTATGGCATCAAAGAGTTTGTGAATATTAAAACCATTTGGATAAGATGA
- a CDS encoding HAD hydrolase-like protein: protein MKPTRPIDFTIVKAIVWDWNGTLLDDIAASLSAMNQMLASRQLPLLSQERYREIFTFPVRDYYQEAGLFFDEEEWDAVAMEFIDNYSVLLPGCGIHNGANQIISYLQNHGYRQFILSAMQQQMLLASVGACLDVKFFESINGLNDHYAHSKEENARLLVASSELQASELLMIGDTLHDYEVATSAGMQCILFSGGHQTAHRLEASGTLVIDKLESLKELL from the coding sequence TTGAAACCAACAAGACCCATAGATTTTACCATCGTCAAAGCCATCGTGTGGGACTGGAACGGCACGCTGCTCGACGACATCGCCGCCAGCCTCAGCGCCATGAACCAAATGCTCGCCAGTCGTCAGCTCCCACTCTTGAGCCAGGAGCGTTACCGTGAGATTTTTACGTTTCCGGTGCGTGATTATTATCAGGAGGCAGGCCTGTTTTTCGATGAAGAAGAATGGGATGCTGTTGCCATGGAGTTCATTGATAACTACAGCGTTTTGCTTCCCGGCTGCGGCATCCATAACGGAGCCAACCAAATTATCAGTTATTTACAAAACCACGGCTACCGGCAATTTATCCTTTCGGCGATGCAGCAGCAAATGCTTCTGGCCTCTGTTGGAGCGTGTCTCGACGTAAAGTTTTTTGAAAGTATCAACGGGCTGAACGATCATTATGCGCACAGCAAAGAAGAAAACGCACGGTTGCTGGTGGCCAGCAGCGAATTGCAGGCTAGTGAACTTTTGATGATTGGCGATACGCTGCACGACTACGAAGTAGCCACAAGTGCCGGCATGCAATGTATTTTGTTTTCGGGAGGACACCAAACAGCCCACCGTTTAGAGGCAAGCGGGACGTTGGTAATCGATAAGCTGGAAAGTCTTAAGGAGCTGCTTTAA
- a CDS encoding helix-turn-helix transcriptional regulator, which yields MAAKEIKTYSLVEMKDEYIGEVGTTERDEYEYELRMDVLGKMIKSARQQRNLTQEELGQLVGVQKAQISKLERSANSATIDTLIKVFKALKAEINFNVKLEDNFVKLA from the coding sequence ATGGCAGCCAAAGAAATAAAAACCTACTCGCTGGTTGAAATGAAAGACGAGTACATTGGTGAGGTTGGTACCACAGAAAGAGACGAATACGAGTACGAACTTCGCATGGATGTATTGGGTAAAATGATAAAATCAGCACGGCAGCAGCGTAACCTGACGCAAGAAGAATTAGGACAACTTGTGGGGGTTCAGAAAGCGCAAATTTCAAAACTTGAAAGAAGTGCTAATAGCGCAACCATCGACACCCTCATCAAGGTTTTCAAAGCATTGAAAGCTGAAATAAATTTCAACGTTAAACTTGAAGATAACTTTGTGAAACTGGCATAG
- a CDS encoding type II toxin-antitoxin system RelE/ParE family toxin, with amino-acid sequence MEEARAFIAQLDYKTTKKIFYNLDLAEQTNDSKLFKKLQHDIWEFRTKFAGLHIRLLAFWDKSDNKKVLVIATHGFIKKFSKVPAKEISKALKLKDQYFESKLKK; translated from the coding sequence TTGGAAGAAGCAAGAGCATTTATAGCACAACTCGACTATAAAACTACCAAAAAAATCTTTTATAACTTGGATCTTGCAGAACAGACAAATGACTCTAAACTTTTTAAGAAACTGCAACATGACATTTGGGAGTTTCGGACTAAGTTTGCAGGACTTCATATTCGACTTCTTGCATTTTGGGATAAATCGGATAATAAAAAAGTTTTGGTGATTGCAACCCATGGTTTCATAAAAAAGTTTAGTAAAGTTCCTGCAAAGGAAATTAGCAAGGCATTAAAACTTAAGGATCAATATTTCGAAAGCAAATTAAAAAAGTAG
- the recR gene encoding recombination mediator RecR: MNTYSSKLLENAVDELSRLPGIGRRTALRLALHLLGEEKITVEALANSLTTLRNEIKFCRSCHNLSDSEMCDICRDSRRNREIICVVEDIRDVMAIEKTSQYRGLYHVLGGIISPMDGIGPKDLTIDSLLERLQTGEVKEVIFALAATIEGDTTNYYLYKQIKDFDVKVTAIARGVSVGDELEYADEITLGRSIITRYPYENAMSR, encoded by the coding sequence ATGAATACATATTCATCCAAACTTCTTGAAAACGCCGTTGACGAGCTTTCTCGTCTGCCGGGCATCGGGCGTCGCACGGCGCTGCGCCTGGCGTTGCATCTGCTGGGCGAAGAAAAGATTACCGTTGAAGCACTTGCCAACTCTCTGACGACGCTACGCAACGAAATAAAATTCTGCCGCTCCTGCCACAACCTATCCGACAGCGAAATGTGCGACATCTGCCGCGACAGCCGCCGTAACCGCGAGATTATTTGCGTGGTAGAAGATATTCGCGACGTGATGGCCATCGAAAAAACCAGTCAGTACCGTGGCTTGTACCACGTGCTGGGCGGCATAATCTCACCCATGGACGGCATCGGACCAAAAGACCTTACCATCGATAGTCTGCTAGAAAGACTACAAACCGGAGAAGTGAAAGAAGTGATTTTTGCTTTGGCAGCCACCATCGAAGGCGACACCACCAATTATTATCTGTACAAACAAATCAAGGATTTCGATGTAAAAGTAACCGCCATTGCGCGCGGGGTGTCGGTGGGCGATGAACTGGAATATGCTGATGAGATAACGCTGGGACGCTCCATCATTACGCGTTACCCTTACGAAAATGCTATGTCCCGTTGA